A part of Magnetospirillum sp. ME-1 genomic DNA contains:
- a CDS encoding DUF1013 domain-containing protein, producing the protein MALPLMPKATAVWLVENTALSFEQIADFCGLHPLEVQAIADGEVAAGIVGLDPVANGQVTRAEIERCEGNPDGHLKLTVTDIPQPRAKPKGARYTPVSKRQDRPDAIAWILKHHPELSDAAISKLIGTTKPTIQSVRDKTHWNAANIKPRNPVTLGMCSEADLEKVVALSGRTRSHIIDDEPAHHDDGPAED; encoded by the coding sequence ATGGCTCTGCCGCTCATGCCCAAGGCGACCGCCGTCTGGCTGGTCGAGAACACCGCTCTCTCCTTCGAGCAGATCGCCGATTTCTGCGGCCTGCATCCGCTCGAGGTCCAGGCCATCGCCGATGGCGAAGTGGCCGCCGGCATCGTCGGGCTCGACCCCGTGGCCAACGGCCAGGTGACCCGCGCCGAGATCGAGCGCTGCGAAGGCAACCCCGATGGTCACCTGAAGCTGACCGTCACCGACATTCCCCAGCCGCGCGCCAAGCCCAAGGGCGCCCGCTACACTCCGGTGTCCAAGCGCCAGGACCGTCCCGACGCCATCGCCTGGATCCTGAAGCACCACCCGGAGCTGTCGGACGCCGCCATCTCCAAGCTGATCGGCACCACCAAGCCGACCATCCAGTCGGTGCGCGACAAGACCCACTGGAACGCCGCCAACATCAAGCCGCGCAATCCCGTCACGCTCGGCATGTGCAGCGAGGCCGATCTGGAGAAGGTGGTGGCCCTGTCGGGCCGCACCCGCTCGCACATCATCGACGACGAGCCGGCCCATCACGACGACGGCCCGGCCGAGGACTGA
- a CDS encoding DUF3971 domain-containing protein: MVHGTVRSLFQLLGAVLVGLLLVVPLAAWRLSHGPISLEFLTPYIEEALSARDGSLAVRLDATLLQRGDDDRMLEIHVSNARAYVAGNDVPVVAVPDMALSLSGRALLRGVIAPNSIRLNRPRLVLVRDASGRFQFDLPDSGGGDAGLVIARIKDALLGEPDPAKPGRSLQSFSIRGADLMVEDRALGTSWHAPGADLSIRRVPDGIQAKGRIPLDLAGETGEVTVEAGHAKADGAANLDLRLQGIRPAVLARFGGPAVHLGVIDMPLAGSVHARISGDGVLETLAFDLSGGAGRLNLPAPFNAVHSVASAAVRGELSRGMTRLDLSEVRIDLGGPTFALAAMVDGLGAETSIKAEGALRDVPVDQVRDLWPNGLAQNARDWVIPNLSKGMVREATIQLSARSPSGNFDDVVIDHLGGEIRPEGVTVDYLHPMPVARNTVGVCTFDASSFRIALNGGEVYGLRLKEGSIVFTGLDKEDQFADIELVIAGPATDALKLIDNPPLRYAQALGIEPAKVSGDAVAKVRLKFPLLKTLRLDDVGIKAIATVKKVVIPKVMMGLDLSDGTLELDVDAKGLDATGPVVLAGIPGHLAWRENFSKGQAFRSRYFLKAPEVGEDQRKLLGLDGVPFVAPFTSGPVGAEVVATFMDGGKAEIDAKVDLAAARMELPGLGWKKPADKPGSAEVLVRLDRKLIASVPRFAVKAGDLDVAGSVAFGPDGAARRVDFSRAKYLRTDGEGSISIRPDKAGLDIVFKGASFDAEPVLARDEDAKAGRKKDDADKPPPMSVTASARSMWMSEKGALANATASLSRDAQEWQHVQVKGGLGGGKSFSASVQPAGPKRRTFAVTSDDAGAVMRVFDIYGDLMGGELSIDGHIDDSRKDQPYTGTIKVSDYHVRNAPVLARLLTVAALTGIVDVLQGEGVSFSSLEAPFTMTDGLVEVRDVRAWGTALGITAKGQIDMDNSRMAMEGTVVPAYALNSVLGKIPVLGWLITGGEKGSGIIAFNYSMKGPTDDPSVLVNPLSALTPGFLRNLFNIFDDGSETNARKQK, from the coding sequence GTGGTTCACGGCACCGTTAGGAGTCTGTTCCAGCTGCTGGGGGCCGTGCTGGTGGGGCTGCTGCTCGTTGTGCCGCTGGCGGCTTGGCGGCTGTCCCATGGCCCCATATCGCTAGAATTCCTGACACCTTATATCGAGGAAGCGCTGTCGGCGAGGGATGGTTCGCTGGCCGTCCGGCTCGACGCCACCCTGCTGCAGCGGGGCGACGACGATCGCATGCTGGAAATCCACGTCAGCAACGCGCGCGCCTATGTGGCCGGCAACGACGTTCCCGTGGTGGCGGTGCCCGACATGGCGCTGTCCCTGAGCGGGCGGGCGTTGCTCCGGGGCGTCATCGCCCCCAATTCCATCCGCCTGAACCGGCCTCGCCTCGTCTTGGTCCGCGATGCTTCCGGCCGCTTCCAGTTCGACCTGCCCGACAGCGGCGGCGGTGATGCCGGACTGGTCATCGCCCGGATCAAGGATGCGCTGCTGGGCGAGCCGGACCCCGCCAAGCCGGGACGCTCGCTGCAATCCTTCAGCATCCGGGGCGCCGACCTGATGGTCGAGGACCGGGCGCTGGGCACGTCGTGGCATGCCCCGGGGGCCGATCTGTCCATCCGCCGCGTTCCCGACGGAATCCAGGCCAAGGGCCGCATTCCCCTCGACCTGGCCGGCGAGACCGGCGAGGTGACGGTGGAAGCCGGCCATGCCAAGGCCGATGGCGCCGCCAACCTGGATCTTCGCCTGCAAGGCATCCGTCCGGCGGTGCTGGCCCGTTTCGGCGGTCCGGCCGTGCATCTGGGCGTGATCGACATGCCGCTGGCCGGCAGCGTGCATGCGCGGATCAGTGGCGACGGCGTACTGGAGACCCTGGCCTTCGACCTGTCGGGCGGGGCGGGGCGCCTGAACCTGCCGGCGCCGTTCAACGCGGTCCACTCGGTGGCGTCGGCGGCGGTCCGGGGCGAACTCAGCCGGGGCATGACGCGGCTTGACCTCTCCGAAGTCCGCATCGACCTGGGTGGCCCCACCTTCGCCCTGGCGGCGATGGTGGACGGACTGGGGGCCGAGACCTCCATCAAGGCCGAAGGGGCCTTGCGCGACGTGCCGGTGGACCAGGTCCGCGACCTGTGGCCCAACGGGCTGGCCCAGAACGCGCGGGACTGGGTGATTCCCAACCTGTCCAAGGGCATGGTGCGCGAGGCGACCATTCAGTTGTCCGCCCGCTCGCCTTCGGGCAATTTCGACGATGTGGTGATCGACCATCTGGGTGGCGAGATCCGCCCCGAAGGCGTGACCGTCGACTACCTCCACCCCATGCCGGTGGCGCGCAACACGGTGGGGGTCTGCACCTTCGACGCCTCGTCGTTCCGCATCGCGCTCAACGGGGGCGAGGTCTACGGGCTCAGGCTGAAGGAAGGCTCCATCGTCTTCACCGGCCTGGACAAGGAAGATCAGTTCGCCGACATCGAGCTGGTGATCGCCGGCCCCGCCACCGACGCGCTGAAGCTGATCGACAATCCGCCGCTGCGCTACGCCCAGGCCTTAGGGATAGAGCCCGCCAAGGTGAGCGGCGACGCCGTCGCCAAGGTGCGGCTCAAATTTCCGCTTTTGAAGACGCTGCGCCTGGACGACGTGGGCATCAAGGCCATCGCCACCGTCAAGAAGGTGGTGATCCCCAAGGTGATGATGGGGCTCGACCTCTCGGACGGCACCTTGGAGCTGGACGTGGACGCCAAGGGCCTGGACGCCACCGGTCCGGTGGTGCTGGCCGGTATTCCCGGCCATCTGGCCTGGCGCGAGAATTTCTCCAAGGGCCAGGCGTTCCGGTCGCGCTATTTCCTCAAGGCCCCCGAGGTCGGCGAGGACCAGCGCAAGCTGCTGGGCCTGGACGGCGTGCCCTTCGTCGCCCCCTTCACCAGCGGGCCGGTGGGCGCCGAGGTGGTCGCCACCTTCATGGACGGCGGCAAGGCCGAAATCGACGCCAAGGTGGATCTGGCCGCCGCCCGCATGGAACTGCCCGGGCTGGGGTGGAAGAAGCCCGCAGACAAGCCGGGCAGCGCCGAGGTCCTGGTCAGGCTCGACCGCAAGCTGATCGCCTCGGTGCCGCGTTTCGCGGTCAAGGCGGGCGATCTCGACGTGGCGGGATCGGTGGCCTTCGGGCCGGACGGCGCGGCGCGCAGGGTGGATTTCAGCCGTGCGAAGTATCTGCGCACCGATGGCGAGGGCTCCATTTCCATCCGTCCCGACAAGGCGGGGCTGGACATCGTCTTCAAGGGCGCCAGCTTCGACGCCGAGCCGGTTCTGGCCCGCGACGAGGACGCCAAGGCCGGCAGGAAGAAGGACGATGCCGACAAGCCGCCGCCCATGAGCGTGACCGCCTCGGCCAGGTCCATGTGGATGTCGGAGAAGGGGGCGCTGGCCAACGCCACCGCTTCGCTTTCCCGCGACGCCCAGGAGTGGCAGCACGTCCAGGTCAAGGGCGGCCTGGGAGGGGGGAAGAGCTTCTCCGCCAGCGTCCAGCCCGCCGGCCCTAAGCGCCGGACCTTCGCCGTCACCTCCGACGATGCCGGGGCGGTGATGCGGGTGTTCGACATCTATGGCGACCTGATGGGCGGCGAGTTGTCCATCGACGGCCATATCGACGATTCCCGCAAGGACCAGCCCTATACCGGCACCATCAAGGTCTCGGACTATCACGTGCGCAATGCGCCGGTGCTGGCCCGCCTGCTGACCGTGGCGGCGCTGACCGGCATTGTGGACGTGCTGCAGGGCGAAGGCGTCAGCTTCTCGTCCCTCGAAGCACCCTTCACCATGACCGACGGGCTGGTGGAGGTGCGCGACGTGCGCGCCTGGGGAACGGCACTGGGCATTACCGCCAAGGGCCAGATCGACATGGACAATTCCCGCATGGCCATGGAGGGCACCGTGGTGCCGGCCTATGCCCTGAACTCGGTTCTGGGCAAGATTCCGGTGCTGGGCTGGCTGATCACCGGCGGCGAAAAGGGCAGCGGCATCATCGCCTTCAACTACTCCATGAAGGGCCCCACCGACGACCCCTCGGTGCTGGTCAACCCGCTGTCGGCGCTGACCCCCGGTTTCCTGCGCAACCTGTTCAATATCTTCGACGACGGCTCCGAGACCAACGCCAGGAAGCAGAAATGA